The Ichthyobacterium seriolicida sequence GCTTTTTTGGGTGTTCCCTTTAATATTGCTTCATACTCTTTGTTGACTGTCATGATTGCCCAAGTAACTGGTTTGGAATTGGGACATTTTATTCACACTTTGGGCGATGCACATATATATTCCAATCATATAGATCAAGTTAAAATGCAACTGTCTAGAGAGCCCAAAACTTTATCTACTATAAAGTTAAATAACCAAGTAAAAGATATTTTAGATTTTAAGTTTGAAGATTTTGAACTTCAGAATTATATGTGCCATGCTCCAATAAAAGCCTCTGTAGCAGTTTGATTATTATTTAATTTTTATAAAATGACAGATAAAGAGGCACAGGAAATAGGCGAAAGGGTGATAGATGTTTTACGCACTGTATACGATCCAGAGATTCCAGTTGATATATATGAGTTAGGTCTTATTTACGATGTCAGCGTAAGTGAAGACAAGGATGTTAAGATTCTCATGACATTGACTTCTCCAAATTGTCCTGTTGCTGAGATCATGCCTAATGAAGTAAAAACCAAGGTAGAAAATTTGGATGTAGTAAATAATTGTGAAATAGAGATGACTTTCGATCCACCTTGGACCAAAGAAATGATGAGTGAAGAAGCCATGTTAGAATTAGGAATGTTATAGTTTTCAAAAACCTATATCAAGAAAGTCACATGGCTTAAAGCCCGAAAAAAAACAATATTTAACCTCTTAA is a genomic window containing:
- a CDS encoding SUF system Fe-S cluster assembly protein, which translates into the protein MTDKEAQEIGERVIDVLRTVYDPEIPVDIYELGLIYDVSVSEDKDVKILMTLTSPNCPVAEIMPNEVKTKVENLDVVNNCEIEMTFDPPWTKEMMSEEAMLELGML